In Oceanobacillus sp. FSL K6-2867, one DNA window encodes the following:
- a CDS encoding DUF1292 domain-containing protein: MDKIEVGEVFTISDETDADQEVEVLGKVTLENIDYIAVSFLEDLQEDSEEDIDIFFLKIDTDNELSAIESDEEFDKVSEAFDQILEED; this comes from the coding sequence ATGGATAAAATTGAAGTTGGTGAAGTTTTTACAATTAGTGACGAAACAGATGCAGATCAGGAAGTAGAAGTGCTCGGAAAGGTTACATTGGAAAATATAGACTATATAGCAGTAAGCTTTTTAGAAGATTTGCAAGAGGATAGTGAAGAAGACATTGATATATTCTTCCTCAAAATTGATACAGATAATGAATTATCAGCTATTGAAAGTGATGAAGAATTTGACAAAGTATCCGAGGCATTCGATCAGATTTTAGAAGAAGATTAA
- a CDS encoding Lrp/AsnC family transcriptional regulator, with protein MKLTNEELNILSILDENHKVSTESIAFQLGISEEKAQMIIKKLEDENIIVSYPTLIDWNKIEGKESIVAMIDVKVTPERSVGFNEVAEQIYRYPEVQSLYLMSGTYDLSVTVEGKTMNEIAAFVSNKLATIENVVSTTSHFMLKKYKHDGVIIEGNDDKDRRMVITP; from the coding sequence ATGAAACTGACAAACGAGGAATTAAATATTTTATCAATACTTGATGAAAACCATAAAGTATCAACAGAATCCATTGCATTCCAACTTGGAATAAGTGAAGAAAAAGCACAAATGATTATAAAAAAACTTGAAGATGAAAACATTATTGTTAGTTACCCGACACTTATTGATTGGAATAAAATAGAGGGCAAGGAATCAATTGTAGCGATGATTGATGTTAAAGTAACACCCGAACGAAGCGTTGGATTTAATGAAGTAGCTGAACAGATTTACCGTTATCCGGAAGTTCAATCGCTTTATCTGATGTCCGGTACATATGATTTATCTGTAACTGTTGAAGGCAAAACGATGAATGAGATTGCAGCATTTGTATCCAATAAATTAGCTACAATTGAAAATGTTGTATCGACTACAAGCCACTTTATGCTCAAGAAATACAAGCATGATGGCGTGATAATTGAAGGAAATGATGACAAAGATCGGAGAATGGTGATTACCCCATGA
- a CDS encoding aminotransferase, which translates to MSIDFQNYLSTTAKGLEPSGIRKFFDLAASMDDVISLGVGEPDFVTPWNIREAAIEALKDGHTSYTANAGLLELREQISNYLNRSFHINYQPENQIIVTVGASQSLDLAFRAILNPGDEVLIIEPAFVSYTALVTLAGGVPIRIATYAENDFKVTPEQLESAITNRTKAILLCSPSNPTGSCLNKEELSEIAQVVKKHDLLVVTDEIYAELSYDEEFTSFAAIPGMYDRTIVVNGFSKGFAMTGWRLGFLAAPREFIQVMVKIYQFTTMCAPTMLQLGALEALRNSTDHVEKMRQNYWRRRNFMVQSLRKIGLDCHTPGGAFYVFPSIQKTGLTSEEFAALLLQEEKVAVVPGNAFGASGEGYIRCSYAASIEQLEIAMQRIGKFVQSLELKEANVLENVR; encoded by the coding sequence ATGAGTATAGATTTTCAAAATTATTTATCTACTACCGCAAAAGGATTAGAACCATCTGGCATACGGAAATTCTTTGACTTAGCAGCAAGTATGGACGATGTTATTTCACTTGGTGTTGGCGAACCGGATTTTGTGACACCGTGGAATATTCGGGAAGCTGCAATAGAAGCATTAAAGGATGGACATACATCTTATACGGCAAATGCTGGATTACTTGAATTACGCGAACAAATATCTAATTATTTGAACAGAAGCTTTCACATTAATTATCAGCCAGAGAATCAAATCATCGTCACAGTTGGCGCCAGTCAATCCCTTGATCTAGCATTCCGGGCGATTTTGAATCCGGGAGATGAAGTGCTTATTATTGAACCTGCCTTCGTATCCTATACAGCACTTGTTACATTAGCTGGTGGTGTTCCCATTCGTATTGCAACATATGCGGAAAACGACTTTAAAGTAACTCCTGAGCAGCTCGAATCAGCTATAACAAATCGAACAAAGGCAATTCTATTATGCTCGCCAAGTAACCCAACAGGCTCCTGTCTTAACAAAGAAGAACTTTCCGAAATTGCTCAAGTTGTGAAAAAACACGACCTGCTTGTGGTTACAGATGAAATTTATGCTGAGTTATCTTATGATGAAGAGTTCACTAGCTTTGCTGCAATTCCTGGCATGTATGATCGTACCATTGTCGTTAATGGATTTTCGAAAGGTTTTGCAATGACTGGATGGCGTTTAGGCTTTCTAGCTGCGCCGCGGGAATTTATTCAAGTGATGGTGAAAATTTACCAATTCACGACGATGTGTGCACCAACGATGCTTCAGCTTGGGGCATTGGAGGCATTGCGCAACAGCACAGATCACGTTGAGAAAATGAGACAAAATTACTGGAGGAGAAGAAATTTCATGGTTCAATCGCTTCGTAAAATTGGGTTAGATTGTCATACACCAGGCGGAGCATTCTATGTTTTCCCATCCATCCAGAAGACAGGACTTACCTCTGAAGAATTTGCCGCTCTCCTTCTTCAAGAAGAAAAGGTTGCTGTTGTACCAGGTAATGCTTTCGGAGCATCTGGTGAAGGCTATATTCGCTGTTCCTATGCTGCATCCATTGAACAGCTCGAGATTGCAATGCAGCGAATTGGCAAATTTGTTCAATCATTAGAACTAAAAGAAGCAAATGTTTTAGAAAACGTAAGATGA
- a CDS encoding aromatic ring-hydroxylating dioxygenase subunit alpha → MQQDRLWNQWHPVYKAGALKEDPEQVFVLGERVVIFRNEKGVHAFKDLCIHRGAALSLGKVKNGNLVCAYHAWEYNETGECVKIPALPCERPIPKKARATVYHAQEAFGLIWVNLGDEPESMISYPEYDEAGYRTAICGPYDVKANAPRIIENFLDVSHLMFVHEGMLGDEDHAEIVDYEVDFIDNRFITSKIPVYQPNPDGRSKGGYADYVYEILSPTIARFTKTTEGSDEALTILAAVNQEDSEQTKVFMLLTRNYDLNKPDDSFIEFQDTIFYQDLDVVESQKPELLPLDLQAEMHLKSDALTIAYRRWLDELGVETGTLPIDESKRNKRKKVLN, encoded by the coding sequence ATGCAACAAGATAGATTATGGAATCAATGGCATCCGGTTTATAAGGCGGGTGCATTAAAGGAAGATCCTGAACAAGTTTTTGTTTTAGGTGAACGGGTAGTAATTTTCCGGAATGAAAAAGGGGTACATGCATTTAAAGATTTATGTATCCACCGTGGAGCAGCACTTTCATTAGGAAAAGTAAAGAATGGAAACCTTGTTTGCGCTTATCATGCTTGGGAGTACAATGAAACCGGTGAGTGTGTGAAGATACCAGCATTGCCATGTGAAAGGCCTATCCCTAAGAAAGCTAGAGCAACGGTTTATCACGCTCAGGAAGCATTTGGTTTAATCTGGGTCAATTTAGGTGATGAACCAGAATCGATGATTTCTTATCCAGAATATGATGAAGCAGGTTATCGTACGGCGATTTGCGGACCATATGATGTAAAGGCAAATGCACCAAGAATAATTGAAAATTTCTTGGATGTTTCGCACTTGATGTTTGTGCACGAAGGAATGCTTGGGGACGAAGATCATGCTGAAATTGTAGATTATGAAGTTGATTTTATCGATAATCGTTTTATTACGAGCAAAATACCTGTGTATCAACCGAATCCAGATGGACGCTCTAAAGGCGGCTATGCAGATTACGTCTATGAAATTCTAAGTCCAACGATAGCAAGATTTACAAAAACAACTGAAGGCTCAGACGAAGCATTGACGATACTAGCTGCTGTAAATCAAGAGGACAGCGAACAGACAAAGGTATTTATGCTGCTAACGAGGAATTATGATCTTAATAAGCCAGATGATTCATTTATTGAATTCCAGGATACAATTTTTTATCAAGACTTAGATGTTGTTGAAAGTCAAAAACCAGAGCTTCTGCCTTTGGATTTACAAGCGGAAATGCATCTTAAATCAGATGCGCTGACGATCGCATATCGCAGATGGCTGGATGAGCTTGGGGTGGAAACTGGAACATTGCCAATAGATGAATCGAAGCGGAATAAACGGAAGAAAGTATTGAACTAG